GACACATCTTTAATATTTATCTGTGAAAGTATATTTAAAGATGTTTCAGGAAGAAATGAAGATAAAAGCACAGCAGAAATTCTTATTGTTTCTATAAGATTATAAAGACAGGCGTTAAGTTTATCCTTATCTTCTTCATTCTTTGCAAGAACCCATGGAGTTGTTTCATCTATATATTTATTACTTCTTCTTAAAAGATTGAATATTTCAGACAAAGCATCGCTTACTTTAAATTCGTTCATTTTATCAGTAACAATTTTAACTGTATTTAAAGCACATTCTTTTAAGTCTTTAGAATATTCATCTTCATATGATGATTTTTCGATAACTCCGCCAAAATATTTGTTAACCATTGCAACCGAACGGTTAACAAGGTTACCCAATGTGTTTGCAAGTTCAGAATTATATCTTGCTATAATATTATCATAACTTATTGTACCGTCCTGAGCGTATGGCATTTCAGATAGAAGATAAAATCTAACCCCGTCAACGCCAAAGTGACGAACAAGGTCATCAGCATACATAACATTTCCCTTAGATTTACTCATTTTATCATCGCCTGATAATAACCAAGGATGGCCGAAAATCTGCTTAGGAAGAGGAATATCAAGAGCCATAAGCATAATAGGCCAGTAAATAGTATGGAATCTTAAAATATCTTTTCCGATAACATGAACATCACATGGCCAGTTTTTATTAAATAATTCTGACGGATTTTCAGGGTCATAACCTAATGCTGTGATATAGTTTGACAATGCATCTATCCACACATATATAACATGCCCTTCGTCAAATGTAACAGGAACACCCCATGTAAAAGATGTACGGGATACACATAAATCCTGAAGACCTGCTTTTAAGAAATTATTTACCATTTCTTTTTTTCTTGATTCAGGCACAATAAAATCAGGATTATTTTCAATATATTCAATCAATCTGTCTGCATATTTGCTCATTTTAAAGAAATATGCTTCCTCTTTAGTAAGAGTTACTTCTCTTCCACAGTCAGGACATTTACCATCTACAAGTTGGGTTTTAGTAAAGAAAGATTCACAAGGTGTGCAATAATGCCCTTCGTATTCTCCCTTATAAATATCCCCTTTGTCATACAGTTTCTTAAAAATTTTCTGAACTGTTTTCTTATGCATAGGGTCAGTTGTTCTTATAAACTGGTTATAGGTAGTATTCATTAAATCCCAGATAACTTTTATATCCCCTGCAACTTTATCAACATATTCCTGAGGGTTTATACCCTGTTTTTCTGCCTCTAACTGAATTTTCTGACCGTGTTCATCTGTACCTGTCAGAAAATATACATCGTATCCTAAAAGTCTTTTAAATCTTGCAATAGCATCAGATAATACGATTTCATAAGTGTTTCCAATATGAGGTTTTCTTGATGCATATGCAATGGCAGTTGTTATATAGAATTTTTCTTTCATATTCTTCATTCCTTTATATATAATTTCACAAAAAACTTTTAATTTTTAGTGATGTTCTTATTTCCCTTTTATTTTTTCCCAATATTCTTTAGTTGCTCTTTCAACTTTATTATTACCATATTCATAATATTTTGCATTTTTGATATTATCCGGAAGATACTGTTGCAAAACATATGAATCAGTATAAGAATGAGGGTATTTATATTCTTTTCCTCTTCCTAATTTTGATGCTCCGCTGTAATGCGCATCTTTTAAATGGAGAGGAATATCTCCGCAGTCTTTATTCTTTAAATCAAATATAGCACTGTCTATTGCAGATATTGAAGAATTTGATTTAGGAGAAGTAGCAAGAAGAATTGTAGCCTGTGCAAGAGGTATTCTTGCTTCAGGTAAACCAAGCATAAGTGCAGAATTACATAGAGAATTAACAATACTTGCTGCCTGAGGATAAGCAAGGCCGATATCTTCACTCGCAATTACCAAAAGTCTTCTTATGGCAGATTTTATATCTCCGCCCTCTATAAGCCTTGCAAGATAATGTATTGCAGCGTCAGGGGCGCTTCCCCTTACAGACTTCTGAAATGCACTTAAGACATCATAATGATTATCATCCGATTTATCAGACCTTAACGATTTTTTAAATATGGCGTTTTCTACTTCTTCCAAAGTAATTTCACTTTCATCCATTTTAGAAAAATATAAAAGTTCAACCATATTGACAGCACTTCTTACATCTCCGCCACTTACTTCGCATATATGGTTTATGGCATCAGATGAAAAAGATACTTTTCTTTCTTCGTTAAGTATTTTTATTGCTCTTAATACTGCTTTTTTAACATCAGAAGTTGTTAACGGTTTAAATTCAAAAACTGATGAACGCGATAAAATAGCATTATAAACATAAAAATACGGATTTTCAGTTGTGGATGCTATCAGTGTTATACTTCCGTCTTCTATAAATGATAATAAAGATTGCTGTTGCTTTTTATTAAAATTCTGAATTTCGTCTAAATATAATAAAACGCCTCCCATAGAGTCAAAGCCTCCAAGGTCGTCAATTATATCTTTTATATCCGAAACGGATGCATTAGTTGCATTTAATTTATATAGTTTTTTATTTGAAATATTCGCAAGAATATTGGCAATAGTAGTTTTGCCTGTTCCGGGTGGCCCGTAGAAAATCATATTGGGAATATTTTTTGTTTCAATAATATTCCTTAATATTTTGCCTTCTCCAATCAAATGTTCCTGACCAAAAACTTCATTTATATCAAGCGGTCTTATTCTGTCTGCTAAAGGCTTAATTTTCTCCACCCCCTATTTTTTATTCTTCATCTTTAGTGTAGTCTTTTTCTGATAAAATTTCGTCAATAACTACTCCTTTATAGTCATTATCTTCAAGATGAAGGCATTTTTCACAGTTATCACAAATCTTGTTAGAATCCAAATCACAAATATTACATTCGTTGCAATCTATACAATCTCTGTCATATAAAACACATTTTTTCATACATTCACCTCATCCGATGTAAGAAGCCATTCAAGAGTAGGGTTTACACCAAACTGTTTTTTAAGTTCATAGTATTTGTTAAGTGCCTTTTCATTCTTGGAAGACACTTTTATTGCTTTTAACATTATATTTTTAGGAGTATCAAGCGGAGAAGTATATTCAATAACTGAAACCTTATATCCGTTTGCCTCCAAAAGAAGTGTTCTTAATGCATCGGTTAATATATCACAAAATCTGCGATTAAATATACCATGTTTTAAAATATCTGAAAATGGCTCATATTTAATCTGATTAGATAACTCTTTATGGCAACAAGGAACACATATTATTGCTTTTGATTTATGCTTTATACCCGAATAAATAGCATAATCGGTTGCAATATCGCATGCATGAAGAGAAATTACAAGGTCTATTTTTTTATTTAAATAAAATTCCCTTAAGTCTTCCTTTAAAAACTGCATATTGTTGTAATTAAGTTGCTCTTTTATTTTATTTGACGCTTTAATAACATCTTCGTTATAGTCAATACCATAAACAAAACATTTCTTTTTAAGAATTTCTGTTACATAGTAGTTTACAGCAAAAGAAAGATAACTTTTCCCACACGCACAGTCTAAAATATTAGAGTCTTTGGAAAAATCAATATCAGAAATAAGTTCAATAAAACGGTCAATCTGGTTATATTTTCTTACCATATCATTTTTGATTTTACCGTTATCCGCCATTATTCCTATAGCCTTAAGAAGAGGCTCAGAGCTTTCCCCTTTTATTATATATTCTCTTCCGCCAACAGTAGAATTTTTAACAACTATATCTTCACTTGATGTTTTCTTGTTGGTTGAATATACATTTTTATTATCTGCTACAATTTCCAATGTGGAAATTCTGTCAATATAATCTATAACTACACTGTCATACTTATCAAGTTCTTTTGATATAACATAAGGAATATCTTTTATTTTAATTTCTCTTTTTTCGCCAAGGTAATCAACAACAAGGCTATCTTCATAATAAATTTTTAAAAAGTATTCCTTAACACCTGATTTATATGTAACAAGTATGCTTTTAAATATATCATTATTTTCTTCAAGTTTTACACATAAACTTTGAAGAAATAAATTTACTTTGGCAATACTCTGACTTATCATTTTATGCCGATATCCTTTCTGTAATGAACATCAGTAAAAGTTATATTATCAACAGCATTATATGCATCGGCTATTGCAGTATCAAGGTCTTTTGATTTTGCTGTTATACCAAGCACTCTGCCACCCTGAGTATAGTATTTTCCGTCTTCTTTTTTAGTTCCTGCATGATAAACAAAAACATTATCTGACACAGTATCAAGACCGTAAATTTCATAGCCTGTCTGATATTTTTTAGGGTAACCGCCTGATGCTTCAACAACGCATACACAAGCATTATCTTCCCACTCAACATTTATCTTATCTAATGTGCCATCGCATACTGCACAGAATATATCCACAATATCTGTTTTAAGGCGAGGAAGAACAACCTGAGTTTCAGGGTCGCCAAATCTTGCGTTATATTCTATAACCTTTACTCCGTTTTTTGTTGACATAAGCCCGAAGAAAATTACTCCTTTATAGATAATTCCTTCGCTTCTTAATGCCTTTACAGTTGGAATAAAGATATTATTCATACATTCATCTTCAAGTTCTTTTGTATAAATTCTGCTTGGAGAGAATGTACCCATTCCACCTGTGTTAGGGCCTTTATCGTTATCATATGCTCTCTTGTGGTCCTGAGCAGAAACCATAGGAACAATAGTTTCTCCGTCGCAGAATGATAAAACGGATATTTCAGGGCCTGTTAAAAATTCTTCTATAACAACACGGTTGCCTGAATCGCCAAATATTTTATCAACCATAATTTCTTTTAAAGCATCTTGTGCCTCATCAAAATCATTGGCAATTATAACGCCTTTTCCAAGCGCTAAACCTTCTGCTTTAATAACTGCAGGATATGTATTTTCGCTTTTGATATAATTTAATGCTTTATCATAGTCTTCAAAGACTTCGTATTTTGCAGTAGGAATGTTATATTTTTTCATAAGTTCTTTTGAAAAAACTTTACTTCCTTCTATCTGCGCTCCCTCTTTAACAGGACCGAAAACTTTAAGACCTGCATTTATAAATGCATCAGATATTCCGTATACCAACGGATCGTCAGGGCCGATAACTGTAAGGTCAATATTATTTGATTTTGCGAATTCGATAAGTTTATCAAATTCCATTACCTTTATCGGTACACATTCTGCTATATCTGAAATGCCACCGTTACCTGGTGCGCAATATATTTTAGATACTTTTTTACTTTCACTTATTTTTTTAACAATGGCATGTTCTCTTCCGCCACTTCCCACAACTAATATATTCATAAAAGTTTTCCTCTCAAATTTAATTTTAATGGTGGAACAGTCTTATACCGTTAAACGCCATTGCTATACCATATTTATTACAGGTTTCTATAACATTATCATCACGGATAGAACCACCCGGTTGAGCAATATATTTAACTCCGCTCTTATGTGCTCTTTCAATATTATCGCCAAACGGGAAGAAAGCGTCAGAACCTAATGCAACATTATCAAGAGTTTTTAACCATTCTTTCTTTTCTTCTCTTGTTAAAGGCTCAGGTTTTTTAGTAAAGAAGTTTTCCCATATTCCGTCTTCCAAAACATCCATATAATCGTCAGAAACATATACATCTATTGTATTATCTCTGTCAGCTCGTCTTATATCTTCTTTAAAAGGAAGATTAAGAACTTTTTCGTGCTGTCTTAGATACCATACATCTGCCTTATTACCTGCAAGACGTGTACAGTGAATTCTTGATTGCTGACCTGCTCCGATACCGATAGCCTGTCCGTCTTTAACATAACATACAGAGTTTGACTGAGTATATTTAAGTGTTATAAGCGCTATAAGCAAATCAATCTTTGCATTTTCAGGAATTTCCTTGTTATCAGTTACAATTTGTGAGAGAGCATCCATATTGATTTCAATATTGTTTCTTCCCTGTTCAAAGGTTATTCCAAAACAGTCTTTATGTTCTATTACTTCTGGAACATAGTTAATATCCATTTCGATTATATTATATGTTCCTTTTCTTTTTGATTTTAAAATTTCTAATGCTTCAGGCTCATAACCAGGAGCAATAACACCGTCTGAAACTTCTCTGTGGATAAGTTTTGCAGTCGGCACATCACAAATTTCAGAAAGCGCGATAAAATCACCGTATGATGACATTCTGTCAGCACCTCTTGCTGCAGCATATGCAGTAGCAAGTGGAGAAAGTTCCAAATCATCAACAAAATATATTTTCTTTAAAGTATCAGACATTTCTCTGTAAACTGCAGCACCTGCAGGGCTTACATGTTTAAAAGATGCAGCAGCAGGAAGATTAGTTGCTTTCTTTAATTCTTTTACAAGCTGAAAACTGTTAAAAGCATCAAGAAAATTTATATATCCTGGTTTTCCGTTTAATACTTTAAGTGGTAATTCACCGTTTTTTGCAAATATTTTTGCAGGTTTCTGGTTTGGATTACAACCATATTTTAATTCTATTTCTTTCATCTTAATCACCTTTATACATTTTTATTGATAATTCTTGTGTCAGATTTTCCTGTTTCTAAGTTGATGTATCTTACAAATAAAGAAACTTTATTATCAGGGTTTAATGCTTCCCATACATTTTTTGTAAATGTATCAATATCGCCTTTTAATTCTACTTTTTCAGGCTCTCCCTCAAAAGATGGAATAGGATTACCGTCGCATTTATATGTATGAATAAAATGACCGATTCCTGGTTTAGTGTTATAATATTCGTAAAAATATCTGTGGTCGCCGTCGCCATCGCCGTCAGCACTTTTTAGAATTGACAATTTATAAAAATCGCCTTCAACGATACCTGAAATTCTTGGTGTGAAGTTTGGAGCATCAGGCTCATATCTTCTTGTTCTTAACGCTTCTTCAAAAGTTTTACCGTCTTTTATAAAATCATAAACTGTATCAGTCTGGTCTCCGTTTGTAACTATTGTTTTAGAATCTATTACTCTTACAGGAGAATAAATGATAAGGCTTGGGTCAACCAATTTCTTTTCGTCAAATGCCTTGGTTTTAATGCCCTCTCCGTCTTCTAAAAATATTCTGTTACGACTGTTTTCGCTTCTTCCCATTATAAAATACGCTATAACCATAGAGCAACCGCAATCACATTTTCCGATTACTATACCTCTTCCAGGATAGGTATTATTTTTTAATTCATCATATAAATTAAGTAGTTTCATTATAACCCTCCGTTACAAATTAATTTTACAGCCTGAGGAAGTATTTTCCACTCTGCTTCTTCCATAACTCTTCTCTGAAGAATTTCAGGAGTGTCCCCCTCTTTTATATCTACTGCCTTTTGCAGAATAATTTTTCCTCCGTCTGTTATCTCGTTAACATAATGAACTGTTGCACCTGTTACTTTAACACCGTAATTAAGTGCTTCTTCATGAACTTTAAGCCCATAAAAACCATCGCCGCAAAAAGACGGAATTAAAGACGGATGAACATTTATTATTCTGTCTGAATATTCTTTTAAAATATCGCCCTTTAAAATATACAAAAATCCTGCAAGAACGATAAGGTCTACTTTGTTTTCTCTAAGATGTAAAAGCAGTTCATCACAGAAGTTATCATTGCCTTTACTTATTATAACTTTATTAGGAATATTGTGATTTTTCGCACGTTCTATTGCGTATACTCCCTCTTTATTTGAAACAACAGTAACTATTTTACCGTTAATTTCGCCCTTTTCCATTTCATCGATAATAGCCTGAAGATTACTTCCGGAGCCGGAAACTAAAACTGCAATATTTAGCATATTTCCACTTCCCTTGTGCCACTTATAACTTCACCGATTATGTATGCATTTTCGCCCATCTTGTTAAGAATGTCAACTGCTTTTTCGGCATCATTTTTATCAACTGCCATAACAAGACCTATTCCCATATTAAATGTGTTAAACATATCTTTTTGGGAAACTTCTCCAAGTTTTGCCATAAGTTTAAATATAGGAAGCACTTCAAAAGAGTCTTTTATAACCTTTGCAGACTGACCTTCATTTAACATTCTTGGAATATTTTCGTAAAAACCTCCACCTGTAATATGAGAGATACCTTTAATTTTAACTTGTTCGTTAAGACCTAAGATAGTCTTAACATAAATCTTTGTAGGTGTGATAAGTTCTTCTCCAAGAGTTTTACCAAGTTCGTCATAATATTTATTAAGTTTATCTTTTGCTAAAGAATCTTCACAGTTTAGGTCAAATATTTTTCTTACAAGAGAATAACCGTTTGAGTGAACACCACTTGATGCAACACCAATCAAAGTATCCCCAACACTGATGCTTTTACCGTCTATAATATTTTCTTTGTCAACTATACCAACGCAGAAACCTGCAAGGTCATATTCATCAACAGAATAAAAACCTGGCATTTCTGCAGTTTCGCCACCGATAAGCGCACAGCCTGACATAACACATCCGTCAGCAACACCTGAAACGATATCTGCAACCTTTTCAGGAACATTTTTACCAACTGCAAGATAATCAAGGAAAAACAATGGTTTAGCGCCTGAACATGCAATATCATTTGCACACATTGCAACACAATCCTGACCAATTGTGTTATGCTTGTCTGTTAAAAAAGCAATTTTAAGTTTAGTACCAACACCGTCTGTGCCTGATACCAAAACAGGATTTTTATAATTTGTGCCAATCTCAAAAAGACCGCCAAATCCGCCAATATCTGTCATAACACCATCAATAAATGTTTTCTTAACGTGTTTTTTCATTAAATTAACTGCTTCATATCCGGCTGTAACGTCAACACCGGCTGCTTTATATGCATTACTCATAATCTGTATCTCCTTTTAAATCTTATTTGTTTATATAGAGTTTTTTAATGTAGTGAGGACTAAAATCACTTTTGCTTGAAACTTCGCTTATATCTATTGGATATTCTCCGGTAAAACATGCTGTACAGAATCCGCATTTTGAACCTATTGGTGTTTTAAGAAGATTTTCCAGTGTTAAATAATCAAGTGAATCTGAGCCTATAAGTTCATTTATTTCATCAACTGTTCTGTCAACTGCAACAAGGTCGCTCTGTGAACCAACATCAGTTCCGAAATAACAAGGATATAAAAATGCAGGTGAACTTATTCTCATATGAACTTCTTTTGCCCCTGCTTCCCTTAACAGAGAAACAACTCTTTTTGAAGTTGTGCCCCTAACGATAGAGTCATCAATTAAAATAACTCTTTTACCATTCACAACACTCTTTAGGGCATTAAGTTTAATTCTAACTGCATTTTCTCTCATTTCCTGAGTAGGCTGAATGAATGTTCTTGCAATATATCTGTTTTTCATAAGCCCTACTTCATAAGGAATGCCTGATTCCTGCGAATAGCCTATTGCCGCAGATATTCCTGAATCGGGTGCAGCAATAACAACATCTGCTTCAACAGGTTTCTGACGGGCTAAATATCTACCTGCTTCTTTTCTTGCATCATATACACTCGCACCGTCAATTATACTGTCAGGTCTTGCAAAGTATACATGCTCAAATATACAAAGTTTTGAATCGCATTTTTGTTTAGGTAAAATTGATTTTATACCGTCTTTTGTGATAACAACAATTTCGCCTGGTTCAACATCTCTTACAAATTCTGCATTTATCGCATCAAAAGCAACAGATTCAGATGCTAAAACATATGAATTTTTATATTTACCGATACATAAAGGTTTCATACCTTTAGGGTCTCTTACGCCGATAAGTTTTGACGGAGACATAACTATAAATGCATATGCACCTATAATTTTTTTAAGCATATTTTCAATCGCATCTTCTACTGAATGGGTAAACAACCTTTCTTTTGCAATAAGATATGCAAGAATTTCAGTATCACTTGTTCCCTGGAAAAGTGCACCTGATTGTTCTAATTCTTCTCTTAAACTTTTTGCATTGGTAAGTGTTCCGTTGTGGGCAAGAGTTAATGTTCCTTTTACATATTTGGTAACAAGAGGCTGAGCGTTTTCTCTTGAATTACTCTCAGCAGTTGCCGCACGGACATGGCCAACTGCAATCTGCCCTGTTAAGTGGTTAAGCACCACATCGTCAAAAACTTCAGGAACAGTACCTAAATTTTTATGATATACAATCGTTCCGTTATCATTAACTGCTATACCACAAGCATCCTGACCTCTGTGCTGAATAGCAAACAGACCAAAATTTGTAAGACGGGCTACATCAAGATTTTCCTCATTGGAAAATATACCGAATACACCACATTCTTCTTTTATTTTTTCAAAATCTTTAATATCCAAAGTGTTCATTTAATTACTCCTCTAAAAACTAACATTCTGCTTTGATTTTTTGTTGAAGTCTTTCATCTTTTTTTATAACTTCATTTTTCATATCTTCTTTAAATTTTTTCATATTATCTTTAAGATAAGGATATTTTAAAGAAAGAATCTGAACAGCAAGTATTGCAGCATTTTTGGAATTATCTATACCAACAGTTGCAACCGGGATACCTGCAGGCATCTGAACAATAGAATAAAGAGCATCCATACCGTCTAATGCTTTCCCTTTAACAGGAATTCCTATAACAGGAACCGTTGTAAACGCAGCAAGAACGCCCGGAAGATGAGCCGCCATACCGGCTGCCGCTATAATTACTTCTATTCCGTTATCTTCTGCATTCTTTGCAAAGTCTTTGGCAAGGTCAGGAGTTCTGTGTGCACTCATAACATTACACATAACTTCAACACCGTTTTCCTTTAAAAAACTTATTGCAGGTTTTAATACTTCATAATCTGAATCACTGCCCATAATAAGAGCAACTTTTGGATTTTTGTTCATAATTCTTCCCTCGCTTGTTTATTATAAAAAATATTAACGCATTATAATTCATTTAATGATAACATATTATATAATAAAATTCAATAGAAACGGATAATAAAATTATAGAAAAACAGTGGAAAATATAATTAAAATGTAACATTTTTAACAAAAAAATAAAATAATGAAATATACCGCTAAAAAAGCGTACTGAATTTTCAGTACGCTTTTTTCTTGCTTTTTATATACATAATGAATATGAGTTGTTTTAGTCGATATGCAAACTTCGTTTGCTCGATATTTTTACTTCGTAAAATCGATATGTTTTCTCTATGCTCAAACTCGATATAATATAAATCTCGTTGCGTCAGCAACATATCGAGTGCGATAGCATATATCGAGTCATTTATGACACATCGAAAATCTCGCAAGAGATTTATATCGATGAAAAAAAAACAGTTTTCAAACGAAAACTGTCTTTTTTTCTGGTGCCGGAAACCGGAATCGAACCGGTACGGGAGTCGCCTCCCACAGGATTTTAAGTCCTGGGCGTCTGCCAGTTCCGCCACTCCGGCAAATGCAATCAGAATTGATTACTAAAAGATAATAACATAATAAAAAGAATTTGTCAATATATTTTTTAAAGTTTTTTTTAATTCATATCAGGGTTGATAAAAACTGTTTCATTAGATTTTAAAAGACCCAAGTCATCTCTTGCGATAGTTTCATACGAATCAGCAGTGTCAAGATTTGCATCTTCTTTTTTAAGCTCTTCGTTTTTCTTTGTTTCTTCATCTATAAGGCCAATATACTTTTCTTTTTCACTCTTGATATTCATCCCGTCAACTGCTGCCTGATAATGCATAATGCCAACATAAATGGTAGCAAGAATCATAAGAAAAACCGAAAATCTTTTAACATTAATTTTCATTCTATATCTTCCCTTTTCTTTTAATAACATTCTTTATGCCAAAGACTGTTTTAGCATAAGTGTTTTTAATACATCCCAAGGGCTTTTCAACCACTTTTTTTACAAGCCGAAAAAAACCTGATAATATTATAACAAATAATTTTACAGGATACAATAGAATTTTTAAAATTTCTCTTAAAATTATTAAAATTTTTTCAAGGATTTTATAAACTATTCTGTTTACTGAACAAAAGTATATAACTATACCCAATATAAAACCGCAAATATGGTAAAATCTAA
The nucleotide sequence above comes from Clostridia bacterium. Encoded proteins:
- a CDS encoding septum formation initiator family protein, with amino-acid sequence MKINVKRFSVFLMILATIYVGIMHYQAAVDGMNIKSEKEKYIGLIDEETKKNEELKKEDANLDTADSYETIARDDLGLLKSNETVFINPDMN
- a CDS encoding amidophosphoribosyltransferase, which gives rise to MNTLDIKDFEKIKEECGVFGIFSNEENLDVARLTNFGLFAIQHRGQDACGIAVNDNGTIVYHKNLGTVPEVFDDVVLNHLTGQIAVGHVRAATAESNSRENAQPLVTKYVKGTLTLAHNGTLTNAKSLREELEQSGALFQGTSDTEILAYLIAKERLFTHSVEDAIENMLKKIIGAYAFIVMSPSKLIGVRDPKGMKPLCIGKYKNSYVLASESVAFDAINAEFVRDVEPGEIVVITKDGIKSILPKQKCDSKLCIFEHVYFARPDSIIDGASVYDARKEAGRYLARQKPVEADVVIAAPDSGISAAIGYSQESGIPYEVGLMKNRYIARTFIQPTQEMRENAVRIKLNALKSVVNGKRVILIDDSIVRGTTSKRVVSLLREAGAKEVHMRISSPAFLYPCYFGTDVGSQSDLVAVDRTVDEINELIGSDSLDYLTLENLLKTPIGSKCGFCTACFTGEYPIDISEVSSKSDFSPHYIKKLYINK
- the purE gene encoding 5-(carboxyamino)imidazole ribonucleotide mutase; translated protein: MNKNPKVALIMGSDSDYEVLKPAISFLKENGVEVMCNVMSAHRTPDLAKDFAKNAEDNGIEVIIAAAGMAAHLPGVLAAFTTVPVIGIPVKGKALDGMDALYSIVQMPAGIPVATVGIDNSKNAAILAVQILSLKYPYLKDNMKKFKEDMKNEVIKKDERLQQKIKAEC
- a CDS encoding spore cortex biosynthesis protein YabQ is translated as MEITVLDQTISFLYSAFSGFILGMFFDFFKCLKNIVFKNKITRDFIDVIFVMTSAIFVFFSFYQICALNFRFYHICGFILGIVIYFCSVNRIVYKILEKILIILREILKILLYPVKLFVIILSGFFRLVKKVVEKPLGCIKNTYAKTVFGIKNVIKRKGKI